TCACATGTTTAAAGCTGGACCCGATTAGAAACGGTTCTAGCACCAGAAAGAAATTAGAGGAGATATTTCCTCTAGCTTGTATTTGAAAACAACAAAAGCAGTTAATTTTTCATAAGTCTTCCTTGTGTGATGTTGCATTTACAttagttcaggggtaggcaacctatggcacgcgtgccgatttTCAGTGGggctcacactgcccgggtcctggccaccggtccagggggctctgcattttaatttaattttaaattaagcttcttaaacattttgaaaaccttatttactttacatacaacaatagtttagttatacacctctatctcgatataacgcgaccagatataacacgaatttggatataacacggtaaagcagtgctcggggggggggcggggctgcacactccggtggatcaaagcaagttcaatataatgcggtttcacctataacgcggtaagatttttggcttccgaggacagagttgtatcgaggtagaggtgtatattatagacttatagaaagagtccTTCTAAaaccgttaaaatgtattactggaatgcgaaaccttaaattagagtgaataaatgaagacttggcacaccacttctgaaaggttgccgacccctacaCTAGTTCCTAAATCACTTTCTTTAATTCTAATAGTCTTGTTTGCAGAAGTCAGAGGAGCTGCCATCACTTAAAACCATAGCATAGTTCAAGAAAGCTATAATTCAGAAGTTTATGGAAGTCTTTTCAAAACCTAGTATGATTCTAAACCCTCATTACTGTAAAGTGGATATGGCATTAATTTTAGTCATATGTTTGAGGCAGTTGTCCAGAAAAAATGATATTGGCCATAGAAATGTACAGTGTATGCTTCCCTTACTTGTCACACAATCTGAGAATAATGCAGAATACCTGGGGCCTGGTATTTGGAATGTGATATTAACATGTCCTGGAATCCTTTAGGACCTTAATGTCTTTCCAGATCTATATGTCAGACATCTGACTTGAAATTCATAATACATATTGAGAATTTTCCTATCTGATTGATTTCCTGAAATCTTTCATTTTTGTCAGAATTTCCCATCCTCCTTTAGTTCTTGCCAAACCTTGTTCTCCCATTTTTGCACCCTCTTGTGTTAAACTTTTGAAATCCTGAAGCTCTTGATTTGTTCTCATAAATTTCTCCTTTTAAGAATTTAAATGATATGGTTCACATTCAGATGTGGTGTAGTGGATGCAACtttgttgaaatcagtggcagtaCACCTCCTTACCAGGCTTGAATTTGACCCCATCATCTTCAGAATGCTTTGCAAATACTAACAGCTCCTCACACATTCCTGTGAGCTAGGCAAAGATTTATCTCCGTAGTTTTTACTGTTGGCGAAAGCTGAAATAAACAGGTTAAATGTCTACCACCAGATCACAGAAAGGAGCTTTTATTAGAAGTTAGATTAGAACTCAGTAGTCCCTTGCTCCAGAAGTGTGCTCAGACCAGGATTTTTTGGCTCATAAAAGTCAGAAGCAGAATGTACACAGGAGAATGTATTAATGCTGTACAGGAATAATCACTTGGATTTGGGCTGTGAATTCAATGTAATGAGATTTTTGGTAAGTTTATGTCACAGTATGTCTGCTTTGATATATTTATTATACTTTCCCCACCATTCTCTTAAAAATGAAGGTCTACCTTGAAAGCATCAAACCCAGCTTCCTTTTTCTGTTTCATTGCGGGGCCTGTAAATGTTTCTTCTTCTTGGGCATTCCATTGTCAGTCTCCAAAGTTTTTTGTCATGTAGTCAAAGGTCTCCAGCAGAAAAGTGGGGTCTGGTTTTGTCCTTTGCAAGGTAGAACTAATTTTGAATATTACCATGAAACCAGCTCTAGCAGCGGGTAATAGGCATTGTATCTTTGATAGTGAAGAAGATATTTATTTCCCAAGTTCCACAGTTAAGTATTTACTGTAAAGTGCAGACTGCCTTTAATCTGTGGAAAGTATTGAGTTAGTATGTTTAGTCTTGCAGTctgtgggaatttttttttttacttatttttcaTATTAGGCATAATGTGTAGGCTACTTCATAATAGTGCCAAGTTAAAGCAAGTAAttaagctcctttttaaagctgaaattcgTAATTTCACAACACTAGAAGAACAGTTGATAAAGTAAGAAGTACTAAGTCTGTTAACTGGCTCCAGGTTAAAACTTTTCTATTGTTGTTTGCTCTAACCACTATCTTCTCTTCTAGACAATTGAGAGCTTTGCAGCTCAAGAAAAGCAAATGGAAGTTTGTGAAGTCTGTGGAGCCTTTTTAATAGTAGGAGATGCACAGTCCAGGGTGGATGACCACTTGATGGGAAAACAGCACATGGGTTATGCCAAAATTAAAGCTACTGTAGAAGAATTAAAAGTGAGTATAACTTTTGTAATTTAAAGGTAAAGTGACATTCTTTCTATATAAACTATTTAAGAACCAAATCATTAGCAGAATCCTTACATACATAAACTTCGGTTCTCAAAATCCATTTGTTGGCAGCCAAGCATTGACAGATTTGAATTATTTAAAGGTGAAAGGTAATTTTAGCAGTGGCACTTAGGCTCCGAAGTGCCTaggccccttttgaaaatgggactcagaCCCCTACATcacttatgtgcttttgaaaattttacctaaagtacaaaacaaaaaatcaaattaagcctggattTTTATGCTGAATTCCCCCACTAACGAGGCTGCTGAAGGTATTCAACACAACATGGTTTCAATTaactttttaatgaaatttttcttttttggtgaaaTGCTCTTGGTATATTTCCTGGTTCACACTGGGATATCCCAGTGTGCAGTATCCTGAATATTACAAATATACAAAGTATTCACTGGAATAAGTTAATTAAAACATTCTATGTTCATTCTTTTATGACAGCCCCCAGACAATTGCATACAGTTCTTCCCTATAGACAGAACAGAGTATGACCAGCAAGCTCTCTTCAAATACACGAGATATCACTGCAAAAATATCTTGCGTCTACTCAGGGACACACTATAGTGAAACATTTGGAGTGATATAAAATAACTACAAGAAGGGAGTTTTCATACCTAACAATTTTTTATGTACAATATCCAATTTACAAGGATACCTGTTTGTGTGTTTTCACTttaatggaaatatgctaatCACATACAAACATAGAACTCCTGACATTAGCAGGGTGTTATCGGAAACTTGAAATCAATATAATGGCAAGCAATTGGGGATGCACCATGGAACGGTAGCCTTGAGTTGGCGTTAGGCTCCTGAGAACTGATGCTAAACTCTATTGCAACAAAGTTTATGAACTCCAACAGAGTTTAGCATCATCCTGGTGAAACTTAGAAGTGCCACTCAGCTGGAGGCTGAAATATGGGATATAACCAACTTTAGTTAGCTGTTTGGAGTTCAGAAAATTTGAGGATgcactattaaaatattttaaaatgagaccTAATTTTTCCATTCCCATAGGTTGGATGTTTTAGGAGGAATGTAAATTGGGTAGAATCCTAGAGTGATCagttaggccagatctacaccacaacttacattagtataactacgtcgctcacaGGTGTGAGAAATCTACATCCtggagcaatgcagttatactgatctaaccccacagtgtagacagcactatgtcaatgggagggcttctctcATCGACATAGCTGCCACCTCTCAGAGAGttggattaactacgctgatgggagagctgctcccatcagtgtagtagcatcttcactgaagcccGACAGCAGCACAGTTTCACTGCTGCAGTGTTTTAGGTATAGACCTGCCCTTGTCTTGTGTTTTTTGTACTGTCgttatcgtgtgtgtgtgtgtgtgtgtgtgtatgctttTACAAAAATAACTTTAAGAAAAGAAGTAACTTCAGAGGGATTTATGGTGACATCTTAAATGTATTAAAGGTAGATCTTAAGGTTTTTCTTGTCAGAACCACAAAACAATTATATTTACTCTATAACTTGGATCTCCTCCACAGATCCTCACTTATCATCCTTTTCTTTCTGCAAAGAATACTTTGTGGGGTCCCCAAGTcgtttttttaatcttaaatatTGGGTACTGCCCAGGTGAATGAACCATCCTGATGAGCAAAAGACTTGTTCAGCTGACTTAGAAGCGCTATTAAGCAGGTTATGCTTTGGTTTGACGATTAAGTGTAACCCATTGAAATCTAATATGTCTCCTCGCCCTTTTATAGCGGTTTAATGATGCTGAATAGTTTCTTCTGAATAAATTTTATCTTCATTAAATCCTTGCTGTACACTTCTTTTTTGTAAGGAAAAGTTAAGAAAAAGAACTGAAGAACCTGAACGTGATGACAagttaaaaaaagagaaacaagagcgagaagagagagagaaagagagggagcgtgaaagagaagagagggagaggaagagacgACGTgaggaagaagaaaaggaaaaagagagggCACGTGACAGAGAAAGACGTAAGAGGAGTCGTTCCCGTAGCAGACATTCAAGCAGAACATCTGACAGAAGATGCAGCAGATCACGGGACCACAAAAGAtcaagaagcagagagagaaggcGAAGCAGGTACCTTGATTAGGGACCATTGACTTTTCAAGTGAATTTATAGTGGTGTTCCATGCATGTAAGAACCTCTAAACTATATGATTTCAGGCTTCTGTACCTGTAAAGGAATGGTTGCTGTAAAGAATTTTGTTGGCCGATCAAGACAAGGACCTATGCTAACTTGATTGCTTTTCTCTGTTTTACTGTTTGTAACAACTTTTGAATACCACAGCCAGTTGATTCAAAAaattcagggaatgttctagacATCTCCTGTACCAacagaaaagaaataagaaatgTATGGAGAATGGGGGCACACAGAAGCCCGAGTATGGGGGAAGAATGTGGGACAAAGGTATGAGTAGAGtggaattggtggggggagagggggactgagCCCCTGGCATGGGATGGTGTTGCATGGACTGTTTGAAATAGAGGGATATGAGCGAGTAGCACAAAGGTTGCTTGTGGGAGAGAATGAAGGAACGCAAAGAGCCCCAGGTGTGTGTAATATACTCAGCCTACTGATGCAACAAAagcctatgcatccgaagaagtgggctgtagcccacgaaagcttatgctctaataaatttgttagtctctaaggtgccacaagtcctcctgttcttttagcaaaaGCCTTGTGTACACTTACGGTGGTGTGACAATTACACACTCACTGATTTGTAGCTATGTGTGGCAGTGAAAGAGcttttctccactgcctccctcctgccagtGCCTTTTTCTGTGTCAGAGAAAGCCTCTGGCAGTGAGACACtaaactgctaaaaatagcagtgtaaatgtaGGAGGCACTACTTGGGCATGCAGAGAGCTGCCATGTATGATATATGCCCTCCGGTTCAGATGTGTAGGCTGCTCTACTCCCCTCAACCGTGCCTCACTCTCTCCACTACTGTTTATACCTATGCCAGCTGGGCATGCAGTGGGTGTAATCTACATGCCGcttaagtgtagatgtacctaaAGTTTTGCCACCCTTTAGTGGTATATAACTGCAAAATGTTTAGCCTTGTTTATGAAAACACTGAAGTTTCTCTGTATTTGTAGTTTTGGAACATAAGGAAGTACCATTATCTCCCTTTTACAGTTGGGAAACTGATGTACACAGAAGATACATGACTTGCTTGAGGTCATACCGGAAGTTTGTAGTAGAGCATAGCATTGAACCTAAGTCCTCCTAGTCCTGGGTTACACCATAACCACTGAACCAGGCTTCCTTTCTGATGTTCCTCTCAGTTGATCAGAAACTGCTAACTCTATAATGGAATCGGCTGAATTCTGTAGCTGTAGATGACAAATTTCTTTACATCACTTTGTATTGATacagtacaaaaataaaacaggagGAGGTGCATTGAAACCATTGAACAGAATATGACTTTGGACAGTTGAGCTAAAAATATGGAATCAGTTAGAGGAAGCTCTAGAATCATCACTTGATGAAACTGCTCTTCTATCAGGTCCAATATAACCTCTCCAGAGGTGGACAGTTCTTGCTGTTTCAGAGGATGAATCAAAAGAGAAACTGCCATGTATTAAAACTCACCGCCATTTTGGAAGTGGATGAAAACATCGTGATTTCATATATGTTGATGATGTAAGCATGATAGTTGACATACACTTCCATCGTAAAGTTtaagtattaatttttttaaagctctgaTTTAAAAATCAGTATTAAAGCTTTTCCTGAGAATTGTTTCTTGTAGCTGTGGATGTTTGAAGAAGGCAGAGAAGGGTGGACAGAGAACTTGTAAAGTACTGAAAAATGTTCCTGGAAGGAAAGAGTTTATAAGAAAGACTTGATATTCCTCATAAATATTAAACCTTTTCTTATAAGCCGGCATAAGAGCAGAATGGTAACCTAGTGGCAAATTAATGAAGATTTTTTATTTTGAGTTGTAAATGACAgctgatattttctctctttcaaCTACTTCTAAATGTAAGGAGCCGAGATCGACGAAGAAGCAGAAGCCATGATAGGTCAGAAAGAAAACATAGGTCTCGCAGTCGGGACAGGAGACGATCAAAAAGTCGGGATCGGAAATCATATAAGCACAGAAGCAAAAGCAGAGATCGAGAACAAGACAGGAAATCTAAAGAAAAAGGTTAGTTTATGTGAGATTTTAAGACATGCAGAACTGATGTTACCCCTGAGACCTGTCCTTTCAGTCAAGGACTGAAAGATCTCTTAGGATCCTTCAGAGATTTGTAAGCAGCCCGTATGTGTCGCTACTACATGACTTTGAGACACGCttccctttctcttcatatcctCCTGCCTCCTTGAAAAATGTGTGTTTCGCCTACTTACCTAGTGTTGTAATTCTCAAAGAAAAGCACACTACTGTGCAGTTCCCAAGCATTTTAGCCCGTTGACACATGCTGGCTGTTTGGCTTTGGAAAACCCCACACATCATTCTAACTCTCTAAATATATTTGATTACATCTTCTACTGCTGCCCTTAGAAGCGAGTTCTCCTTATTACTCTTGGACACTTCTGTAAATCTTAACTAGCTTCCCTCGTTGGtatgtattttgttttggtttttttagctGGACAGTCTTATGACATCTTCATTTTCTGTCCACTTCAATCATATCCTCTTAATCTTCTTTGTCTAATAAACACAACCGTAGTTTTCCCTAACTTCTGAGACCTTTCAGCGTCGTGGCCTGCATCCGTACCATCTTAGGTTGTGATTCCATCAGATTTCATAAATGAAGCAAGATCTGGTATATACAGTATATGGGGAATCTCGAAGAAACACCAAATTGTTCCTCAGAATTGTTTTATGGCAATACATGCTACGTCAAGTAATACAGTGAATGTTTAGAAGGTGGCTCTCTTCCCTTTGAATCAGTACTGATCCAGTGCTCCCAACACAGACTGTTGTTAGATTGGGCTATGCTGCCAGAGGTTCCATCATTCATAAAAGATGTAAAACTGGTCGTGACCACTTGTGAATATGAAAGATCCATAGTACTTTTCATAATACAAAGGTGTTAATTCCATATCCTGCTAAATTcccatttttaattttctctgcaaCTTCATTTGGATACACTTCCTGATCTAAACCGTTTTGGGTTGCTGTATGCTTTCAAACGGCTGGCACATTTCACAATAGAGATGGcttcatttcagtggtgggtaaaATGATTAATATATATCTATAAAGTACTTGGAGATCCTCTggggtgaaaggtgctatatgaATGTGGATTATAGGTTAGCCTATTTGCCCTgctctaatttttcccatttcTTCAGTAGACTCTGgattggttctcaaaatatggaTAGCACTTCAGATGTTTTTTTgcctgacctttttttttttccagtataaCCTTTCTGTTGTATACTGTGATACATTTCATTATTTGGTTTCCTCTCCACTCTGTTCTGCTTAGTTGTAAGCATTCTGCAAGCTTGTATGCTTTGCTGCTTGCTTGTTCACTGTTGCAAGTGGTCAGATCTAATGCTAGGCCTGTAATGCATACTTGCTTGTAACTTTTACCTCCTCATATGTCTATTATTTCATTGACCTAGATTATAAAGCAGATTTTTGGTATTCAATTGGAGGAGCCCTCTTTAATCCTTCactaatactgtgtgtgtgtgtgtatgtgcatactTATAACTTTATACCGTAGTTGCTCAAATTGTTTCCATTATTGAGCTCTTAATTAGGTTTATAGCTTCATAATTCTTTTCTTTATAGTTTTATAAATAGGGGTGTAGTGATTTCATTGAGTTAAATTTTCCTTCTGGTCATCTTTTTGTTTGCTACTTACTACCTCCTTCCCCCAGGACTGAgaacatacataagaacataaggacggctatactgggtcagaccaaaggtccatctagcccagtatcctgtcttccaacagtggccaatgccaggtgccccagagggaatgaccggaacaggtaatcatcaa
The window above is part of the Chrysemys picta bellii isolate R12L10 chromosome 12, ASM1138683v2, whole genome shotgun sequence genome. Proteins encoded here:
- the LUC7L3 gene encoding luc7-like protein 3 isoform X4, which produces MISAAQLLDELMGRDRNLAPDEKRSNVRWDHESVCKYYLCGFCPAELFTNTRSDLGPCEKIHDENLRKQYEKSSRFMKVGYERDFLRYLQSLLAEVERRIRRGHARLALSQNQQSSGQAAGPTGKNEEKIQVLTDKIDVLLQQIEELGSEGKVEEAQGMMKLVEQLKEERELLRSTTSTIESFAAQEKQMEVCEVCGAFLIVGDAQSRVDDHLMGKQHMGYAKIKATVEELKEKLRKRTEEPERDDKLKKEKQEREEREKEREREREERERKRRREEEEKEKERARDRERRKRSRSRSRHSSRTSDRRCSRSRDHKRSRSRERRRSRSRDRRRSRSHDRSERKHRSRSRDRRRSKSRDRKSYKHRSKSRDREQDRKSKEKGLRTYIRT